A genomic region of Deferribacterota bacterium contains the following coding sequences:
- a CDS encoding ribulose-phosphate 3-epimerase: protein KFINYSLNKIQEVGDIIGDKKIYIEVDGGINANNVEHVVSCGCNVVVAGSFIFSGNEYKKQIEKLRVR, encoded by the coding sequence AAAAATTTATTAATTACTCATTGAATAAGATTCAAGAGGTAGGCGATATTATTGGAGATAAGAAAATATATATAGAGGTTGACGGTGGTATTAATGCTAATAATGTTGAACATGTTGTCTCTTGTGGCTGTAATGTAGTTGTAGCAGGTAGTTTTATTTTTTCTGGTAACGAATATAAGAAGCAAATAGAAAAATTAAGGGTTAGATAG